One Nicotiana sylvestris chromosome 12, ASM39365v2, whole genome shotgun sequence genomic window carries:
- the LOC104245628 gene encoding putative pentatricopeptide repeat-containing protein At1g12700, mitochondrial: protein MTRISLRYSLNGISFISSFTISYSAMAITTRYYSSYHSNTPISINGRSKKHRFTNKFENIKCLDDAVNLFNQMVRTQPLPSVMDFSKLFKIMINMKHYSVVVSNFGEMQKLGIPIDKVMLSMVTNSYCLMHRVDCGFSMLAIYSKCGIPFDVVTLTILIRGLFAENKVKDAVNLFKKLVRENICEPNEVMYATVMNGLGKRGHIEKTFGLLRLMEQGSTKPTTCIYNVVIDALCKNGNLDVAVDLLSEMKLKGIPPDLFTYNSLIDGFSKFSQWEKVRNLFFEMVNHNIYPDIFTFNTVINGLCIEGRVKDAEKVMRQMIEKGVEPNVVTYNVIMDGYCLRGQMDRCRRIFGSMKDKSIEPDNISYAILISGYCKKKKLDEAMHLFLEISQKGFEPDIFTCNTILKGLFEVGRIGAAQKYFDEMLSARIIPGPITYCILLDGYFKNGLVDEAMLLFYKLERKREDTNVDLYNAVIDGLCKNRKFDKAHDIFKNLSLIGLHPDVITYTIMINGFCLEGLLDEAKGLLRKMEENGCLPNSVTYNVIVQGFLRSNKISEMKAFLKEMNGKSFSFDSTTVTRLVDIIAEDSSLLDLISDFIPENKKLLSILLG from the coding sequence ATGACGAGAATTTCTCTACGTTATTCTCTTAATGGTATTTCCTTTATCTCATCCTTCACTATTTCCTATTCTGCTATGGCAATTACAACCAGATATTACTCTTCATATCATAGCAATACACCCATTTCCATAAATGGTCGTAGTAAAAAACATAGGTTTACTAACAAGTTTGAGAATATCAAATGTTTAGATGATGCTGTGAATCTCTTCAATCAAATGGTCAGAACACAGCCTCTTCCCTCTGTTATGGACTTTTCGAAATTATTTAAGATTATGATAAATATGAAGCATTATTCTGTTGTTGTTTCTAATTTTGGAGAAATGCAGAAATTAGGTATCCCGATTGATAAAGTCATGTTGAGTATGGTGACTAACAGTTATTGCCTAATGCATCGTGTTGATTGTGGATTTTCAATGTTAGCCATTTACTCAAAGTGTGGGATTCCATTTGATGTTGTCACTTTAACCATCCTAATAAGGGGACTCTTTGCTGAAAACAAGGTTAAAGATGCAGTTAACTTGTTTAAAAAGTTAGTGAGAGAGAATATTTGTGAGCCTAACGAAGTCATGTATGCAACTGTAATGAATGGGCTCGGTAAAAGGGGTCATATTGAGAAGACTTTTGGTTTGCTCCGGCTAATGGAACAAGGGAGCACTAAGCCCACTACATGCATCTACAACGTTGTTATAGATGCCCTTTGCAAAAATGGAAATCTGGATGTCGCTGTCGACCTTTTGAGCGAGATGAAACTGAAAGGCATTCCTCCGGACTTATTCACATATAATTCGTTGattgatggtttctctaagtttaGTCAGTGGGAAAAGGTCAGGAATTTGTTCTTTGAAATGGTAAATCATAATATTTATCCGGATATATTCACATTCAACACAGTTATAAATGGACTATGCATAGAAGGGAGGGTTAAAGATGCCGAAAAAGTAATGAGACAGATGATCGAAAAAGGTGTAGAGCCTAATGTGGTTACTTACAATGTGATAATGGATGGATATTGCTTGCGTGGTCAAATGGATAGATGTAGGAGAATCTTTGGTTCCATGAAAGATAAAAGCATTGAGCCGGACAATATTAGCTATGCAATATTAATAAGTGGATATTGTAAGAAAAAGAAATTGGATGAGGCCATGCATTTGTTTcttgaaatttctcaaaagggatTTGAACCTGATATTTTTACCTGCAATACTATCTTGAAAGGTCTAtttgaagttggaagaattgGGGCAGCGCAAAAATATTTTGATGAGATGCTATCTGCAAGGATAATACCTGGTCCAATCACTTATTGCATTTTGCTTGATGGTTATTTTAAGAATGGACTTGTTGACGAAGCTATGTTACTATTTTATAAgttggaaagaaaaagagaagatacTAATGTTGACCTCTATAATGCTGTCATTGATGGATTGTGCAAAAATAGAAAGTTCGACAAAGCTCATGATATTTTTAAGAATCTTTCTCTAATAGGTTTACATCCTGACGTGATAACATACACTATTATGATTAATGGATTTTGTCTAGAAGGGTTGTTAGATGAAGCTAAAGGTCTGCTAAGAAAGATGGAGGAGAATGGTTGTTTGCCAAACAGTGTAACTTACAATGTTATTGTGCAAGGATTTCTCAGAAGTAATAAAATTAGTGAAATGAAGGCTTTCTTAAAGGAAATGAATGGAAAGAGCTTCTCATTCGACTCAACTACAGTAACTCGACTGGTAGACATTATAGCGGAGGATTCTTCTTTGCTTGACTTGATATCAGATTTTATCCCAGAAAACAAGAAGTTATTATCTATTTTGCTTGGTTAA